From the Pseudomonas lalucatii genome, the window ACCAAGCTGGAGCCGGTGGACGCCAAGGCCACGCCGAAGAAAGCGGGCGGACCGAAGTACTCCAGCGTGTTCGGCCAGTGGCTGTGCGACATGGCCGCCCAGGACAAGCGCCTGGTCGGCATCACTCCGGCGATGAAGGAAGGCTCGGACCTGGTGGCCTTCAGCGAACGCTACCCCGAACGCTACTTCGACGTGGCCATCGCCGAGCAGCACGCGGTGACCCTGGCCGCCGGCATGGCCTGCGACGGCGCCAAGCCGGTAGTGGCGATCTACTCGACCTTCCTCCAGCGCGCCTACGACCAGCTGATCCACGACGTGGCGGTGCAGCACCTCGACGTGCTGTTCGCCATCGACCGCGCCGGCCTGGTCGGCGAGGACGGCCCGACCCACGCCGGCAGCTTCGACCTGTCCTACCTGCGCTGTGTCCCCGGCATGCTGGTGATGACCCCCAGCGACGAGAACGAACTGCGCCGCATGCTCAGCACCGGCTACCAGTATCTGGGCCCGGCGGCGGTGCGCTACCCACGGGGCAGCGGCCCCAATGCCGTTATCGAGCAGGGCCTGGAGCCGCTGGAGATCGGCAAGGGCGTAGTCCGCCGCCAGGGCGGCAAGGTCGCCCTGCTGGTGTTCGGCGTGCAGCTGGCCGAGGCGCTGAAGGTCGGCGAGGCCCTCGACGCCACGGTGGTGGACATGCGCTTCGTCAAACCCCTGGACGAGGCCCTGGTACGCCAGTTGGCCGGCAGTCACGAACTGCTGGTGACCGTCGAGGAGAACAGCATCATGGGCGGCGCCGGCAGCGCGGTCAGCGAGCTGCTGGCCCGCGAGAACCAGCTCAAGCCGGTGCTGCACCTGGGCCTGCCGGACTACTATGTCGAGCACGCCAAACCGGCGCAGATGCTCGCCGAGTGCGGCCTGGACGCCGCCGGCATCGAAGCCGCGGTACGGCTGCGCCTGGCACTGCTGCAGGCCTGAACCGCGCAGGCCGGGCCGCGGCCCAGCCTGCCGAACGAATGGTTATACCCGCCGCGCAGGCTACGGCCGCGCGGCGTTCTGCTTGTCCGAGGTCGCGGCCAACGCCGCGTGAAAAGGGAAGCAGGTGCGCGCTCGCCCACGGACGAGCGCAAGGCCTGCGCTGCCCCCGCAACGGTAATCGACGGTGCTCATACGCGAGCACAGGTTTTCCCGACACACCACTGGGCTCGCCCGGGAAGGTGGGAAACCGCAGTCGACAGCCCGGAGACCTGCCTCGGCGCAATCTGACTGGTGTTGCGGAGGGCATCACCGTCAAGCGCTGACGGCTGCCCGCCTGCCCGCGCTTGTCCCTGCCCTCCTCGAAAGCTGTCTCACTTTTGAGGATCTATCGATGAAACTGTCCCCACTCACCCTGGCCATGACCCTGGCGCCCGGCCTCGCGCTGGCTGCCGAACCCACCGAACCCTATCAGGCCCAGCCCCTGGTGGTGACCCGCGGCACACCGCTGCAGCAGCCGGCGCCGGCCAGCGTCGCCGTGGTTACCCGCCGGCAGATCGAGGCCAGCGCCGCCAGCAGCCTGGTGGAGGTGCTGCGCACCCAGGCCGGCCTGCAGATTCGCGACACCCTCGGCGATGGCAACCGGGTCGCCCTCAGCCTGCGCGGTTTCGGCGAGAATGCGGCGAACAATACCCTGGTGCTGGTCGATGGCCGCCGCCTGAACAACCCCAGTCAGCAGGCAGCCGACCTCAACAGCGTGCCCCTGGCCAATATCGAGCGTATCGAGATCATCCGCGGCGCCGGCACCGTGCTCTACGGCGACCAGGCCGTGGGCGGGGTGGTCAACATCATCACCCGCACCCCGCTACAGGACGAAGCCTATGTGGAAACCAGCCGCGGCAGCCACGACCTGGAAGCCTATCGCGGCCATGCCTTCCGCCAACTGGGCGGCGGCTTTTCGCTCTACGCCAACGGCGAGGCGCGGCATGCCGACGGCTACCGCGACAACAACCACGCCAGTTACAGCAACGCCTTCGCCCGACTGCGCCACGACCATGAGGGTGGCTGGCTGCTGGCCGAATACCAGACCATCGATGACGAATTGCGCCTGCCCGGCGCATTGAGCGAGAGCCAGCGCCGCGCCGACCGCAAGGCCAGCTTCAAGCCGCGGGATTTCAGCGACAGCAAGACCCAGGTAGGCCGCTTCGCCGCCCGCCAGGCGCTCTCCGACACCTGGACGGCGGACTTCGACTACAGCTACCGCGACAGCGATGCCGTGGGCTTCCTCTCCGGCGCCTTCACCCAAGGCACCCGCGTCGAAACGCTGAGCCCGCGCCTGACCGCCCACTGGGACAGCTCGCTGGGGCGTAGCGAATGGCTGCTCGGCCACGACCACATCACCAGTGACTATGAGCTGGCCTCGGCCTTCGGCACCACCCGCTTCCGCCAGACCCTGCGCGACTGGTACAGCCAGCTCAGCCAACCCTTGGGCCACGAGCTGACCCTGACCCTTGGCTACCGCGCCAGCGAGGCGGAGGATCGCAATCAGGGCCTCGGCCTGCGCCACACCGACCATGAGGACAGCACCAGCCTGGGCCTGAGCTGGCAAGCCGATAGCCATACCCGGCTGTTTCTCAAGCGCGAGGACGTACTGCGCTTCGCCAACGTCGACGACAACGGCTTCACCTCCCCCGGCACGCGCTTCCTCGAACCCCAGACAGGGGTCTCATGGGAAGGCGGGGTCGAATGGCAGGATGCCATCCAGCGCTATCAGCTGAGCCTCTATCGCCTGGACCTCGAGAACGAAATCGCCTTCGACAGCGCCGCGCCCGGCCCCTTCGGCCCAGGCGCCAACGTCAACCTGGACGACACCCGGCGCGACGGCCTGCTGCTCGAGGGGCGGCGCCAACTCAACGATCGCCTGAGCCTCAATGGCCAGTACAGCTTCACCGACGCGCGCTACCGAGGGGGCAGCTTCAAGGGCCACGACGTGCCCTGGGTGGCCCGGCACACGGCCAGCCTGAGCCTGCACTACCTGCTGCTGAAGGGACTGACCGGCTACGTCGAGGCCAACTACACCGGCCCACGCTACCTCGCCAGCGACGACGCCCACGCCCTGCCGCGAGAAGGTGGCTACACCCTGTTAAATCTCGGTTTGAGCTACGACTACCGGCAGTTCAGCAGCAAGCTGCGGATCAACAACCTGACAGGCAAGCGCTACGACAGCCATGCCGGCCACAATGCCTTTATCGCCGGCAACAAGGCCCTCTATCCAGCGCCGGAAGAGGAGGTGCAACTGAGCGTCGGCTACCGCTTCTAAGCAGCCCCCATCAACGACAAGGCCCCGCGATCGCGGGGCCTTGTGCTTTTAGCGCTCTATTTCGCCTCGGCCAGCTGCTGGCAGAGCTTCTCGGTGGCCGCCAGCATCTGGAAGCTGGGCCGCTCCAGGCCCTTGTCCGGCACCGGCCAGAGCTGATTGCGCCGCACCGCGGCCAGGCCCGGCCAGCGGCGCCAGCCATCCAGCTGGGCGCCGGAGCCCGCCAGTATCACCTCGGGGTCGCGCTGCAGCACCGCCTCGATGCCGACCTGCGGCGCCGGCAGGGCGAGGTCGGCGAAGACGTTTTCGGCGCCGCACAGACGCAGGGCGTCGCTGATGATCTGGCGACCGCCTATGGTGTACAGCGGCTTGTCCCAGATCTGGTAGAACACCCGCAGCGGCCGCTCGCGCCGGTAGCGGGTACGGAGTTCGGCGAGGCGCTCGTTGAAACGTCGGCGCAACAGCTGGCCCTGCTCGCCCCGCCCGAGGCGCGCGCCGATCTCGGCGAACTGCTCGGCCAGGTGGCTCAGGTCGCGCGGTTCGGTGACCAGCAGGGGGATGCCGAAGGCCACCAGCTGCTGGCGCTGGGCCGGGCTTATGCTGTCGGGCCAGAGCAGCACCAGGTCGGGCTGCAGCTTGAGCAGGCTCTCCATCTCCAGCTGGCCGTAGCGCCCTACCGACGGCAGGTGCGCCAGCGCGACCGGCCGCTCGCCGCCATCCAGCACGCCGACCAGCAGCTCGGCGGCGCCCAGTTCCAGGACGATCTCGCTCAAGGACGGCGCCAGGCTGACCACCCGCTCCACCGCCCAGGCCGGCCGGGCCAGCAGCACCAGCAGGCACAGCGCCAGACGGCTCATCAGCCGAGCTGGCGGGGAATGCGGTAGAGGTACAGCAGCACCAGGCTGGAGAGCGCCAGGAGCAGCAGCGGTATGCCTTCCAGGCCGGCGAACAGGGCGCCGACGGCGACCCAGGCCGGCAGCGCGGCCACCCACATGGCCCGGCTCCGGCACTGCCCCAGCGCCTGCCAGGCGGCCGCTTCCTGCGGGGTGTCGAGGGCCTTCTCGGTGGCCATCAGGGCGCGCTTGTAGGCGCCGAACTGCGGCAGGCTGGCGAACATCGCCAGCAGCCCGGCGATGAACAGCGGCATGGCCAAGGGCCCGGGCTGGCGCTCGGCGCCGAACAGCAGGTTGACACCGAACAGCGGCGCCAGCGTCAACAGCAGCCGGCCCCACCAAGCCAGGGCCAGGCGACGGCGGGTCTCGCTGCGGCTCACCGGGGCTCCTCGACCTCGCCCTGGTGCAGGCTGCCGAGCAGATGGCCGAGCTTGCCGGCCTTGGTCGCCAGGTACTTCTTGTTGTGCGGGTTGTGGTCGATCTGCAACGGCACGCGGGCGGCCACCGCCACGCCCATGTCGCCCAGCGCCTTGACCTTGCGCGGGTTGTTGGTCATCAGCTTGAGCTGGCGAATGCCCAGGTGCTCGAGCATCGGCCGGCAGATCGCGTAGTCGCGCTGGTCGGCGCCGAAGCCCAGGCGCTCGTTGGCCTCCACGGTGTCGGCGCCGCCATCCTGCAGCTCGTAGGCGCGGATCTTGTTGAGCAAGCCGATGCCGCGTCCTTCCTGGCGCAGGTAGAGCAGCACGCCGCGCCCCTCGGCGGCGATGGCGCGCAAGGCCGCCTCGAGCTGGAAGCCGCAGTCGCAACGCAGGCTGAACAGCGCATCGCCGGTCAGGCATTCGGAATGCAGGCGTCCCAGCACCGGCTCGCCGCCGGCGACATCGCCGAAGGTCAGCGCGACATGTTCCTTGCCGGTGGCCTCCTCGAGAAAGCCGTGCATGGTGAACACGCCAAACGGCGTAGGCAGTTGGGAGGCGGCGACGAACACGACAGGCACCGGATGCTCCTAAGCAGATAAGGGCGGGAAAGTGGCAAGAGCGGCATTGTAACAGCAGCC encodes:
- a CDS encoding cobalamin-binding protein; this encodes MSRLALCLLVLLARPAWAVERVVSLAPSLSEIVLELGAAELLVGVLDGGERPVALAHLPSVGRYGQLEMESLLKLQPDLVLLWPDSISPAQRQQLVAFGIPLLVTEPRDLSHLAEQFAEIGARLGRGEQGQLLRRRFNERLAELRTRYRRERPLRVFYQIWDKPLYTIGGRQIISDALRLCGAENVFADLALPAPQVGIEAVLQRDPEVILAGSGAQLDGWRRWPGLAAVRRNQLWPVPDKGLERPSFQMLAATEKLCQQLAEAK
- the ribA gene encoding GTP cyclohydrolase II, translating into MPVVFVAASQLPTPFGVFTMHGFLEEATGKEHVALTFGDVAGGEPVLGRLHSECLTGDALFSLRCDCGFQLEAALRAIAAEGRGVLLYLRQEGRGIGLLNKIRAYELQDGGADTVEANERLGFGADQRDYAICRPMLEHLGIRQLKLMTNNPRKVKALGDMGVAVAARVPLQIDHNPHNKKYLATKAGKLGHLLGSLHQGEVEEPR
- the dxs gene encoding 1-deoxy-D-xylulose-5-phosphate synthase, coding for MPTTFDEIPRERPLTPLLDRANTPDELRRLGEAELEALADELRQYLLYTVGQTGGHFGAGLGVIELTIALHYVFDTPDDRLVWDVGHQAYPHKILTGRREQMSSLRQKDGIAAFPRRSESEYDTFGVGHSSTSISAALGMAIAARLQGSTRKAVAVIGDGALTAGMAFEALNHASDVGANMLVVLNDNDMSISRNVGGLSNYLAKLLSSRTYASMREGSKKVLSRLPGAWEIARKTEEHAKGMLVPGTLFEELGWNYIGPIDGHDLPTLLATLRNMRDLEGPQFLHVITKKGKGFAPAEVDPIGYHAITKLEPVDAKATPKKAGGPKYSSVFGQWLCDMAAQDKRLVGITPAMKEGSDLVAFSERYPERYFDVAIAEQHAVTLAAGMACDGAKPVVAIYSTFLQRAYDQLIHDVAVQHLDVLFAIDRAGLVGEDGPTHAGSFDLSYLRCVPGMLVMTPSDENELRRMLSTGYQYLGPAAVRYPRGSGPNAVIEQGLEPLEIGKGVVRRQGGKVALLVFGVQLAEALKVGEALDATVVDMRFVKPLDEALVRQLAGSHELLVTVEENSIMGGAGSAVSELLARENQLKPVLHLGLPDYYVEHAKPAQMLAECGLDAAGIEAAVRLRLALLQA
- a CDS encoding TonB-dependent receptor; amino-acid sequence: MKLSPLTLAMTLAPGLALAAEPTEPYQAQPLVVTRGTPLQQPAPASVAVVTRRQIEASAASSLVEVLRTQAGLQIRDTLGDGNRVALSLRGFGENAANNTLVLVDGRRLNNPSQQAADLNSVPLANIERIEIIRGAGTVLYGDQAVGGVVNIITRTPLQDEAYVETSRGSHDLEAYRGHAFRQLGGGFSLYANGEARHADGYRDNNHASYSNAFARLRHDHEGGWLLAEYQTIDDELRLPGALSESQRRADRKASFKPRDFSDSKTQVGRFAARQALSDTWTADFDYSYRDSDAVGFLSGAFTQGTRVETLSPRLTAHWDSSLGRSEWLLGHDHITSDYELASAFGTTRFRQTLRDWYSQLSQPLGHELTLTLGYRASEAEDRNQGLGLRHTDHEDSTSLGLSWQADSHTRLFLKREDVLRFANVDDNGFTSPGTRFLEPQTGVSWEGGVEWQDAIQRYQLSLYRLDLENEIAFDSAAPGPFGPGANVNLDDTRRDGLLLEGRRQLNDRLSLNGQYSFTDARYRGGSFKGHDVPWVARHTASLSLHYLLLKGLTGYVEANYTGPRYLASDDAHALPREGGYTLLNLGLSYDYRQFSSKLRINNLTGKRYDSHAGHNAFIAGNKALYPAPEEEVQLSVGYRF
- a CDS encoding MFS transporter — encoded protein: MSRSETRRRLALAWWGRLLLTLAPLFGVNLLFGAERQPGPLAMPLFIAGLLAMFASLPQFGAYKRALMATEKALDTPQEAAAWQALGQCRSRAMWVAALPAWVAVGALFAGLEGIPLLLLALSSLVLLYLYRIPRQLG